One window of Litorilinea aerophila genomic DNA carries:
- a CDS encoding calcium/sodium antiporter, with translation MALHLVLLVVGLILLTAGAEGLVRGGASLARRLGLTPLVVGLTVVAFGTSMPELVVSLSSALRGVGDISLGNVVGSNIFNVGVILGLSAVVSPIRIQLGLIKLDMPVLIGISLLALGLALSGSVSRGAGVVLVLLLIAYTAFNIRLARKQTAAAVAQEFEEGVPGPTASWLWDLLFILGGLGLLIYGSNLLVNSAIALARAFGVSEAVIGLTLVAAGTSMPELATSIVAALRRQSDIAVGNVVGSNIFNILGILGVTAMVRPVLAPGISRLDLGVMVAYAVVLLPLLWSGQRLDRREGLLLVGGYLAYLWVLWPGT, from the coding sequence ATGGCGCTGCACCTGGTTCTTTTGGTTGTCGGACTGATCCTGTTGACCGCGGGCGCGGAGGGCCTGGTACGCGGGGGCGCCTCCCTGGCCCGGCGGCTGGGCCTGACGCCGCTGGTGGTGGGGTTGACGGTGGTGGCCTTTGGCACCAGCATGCCCGAGCTGGTGGTGAGCCTCAGCAGTGCGCTGCGGGGGGTGGGGGACATCTCCCTGGGCAACGTGGTGGGCTCCAACATCTTTAACGTGGGCGTGATCCTGGGGCTCAGCGCGGTGGTCTCGCCCATCCGCATCCAGTTGGGCCTCATCAAGCTGGATATGCCGGTCCTGATCGGGATCTCCCTGCTGGCCCTGGGGCTGGCCCTTTCGGGGTCCGTGTCTCGGGGGGCGGGGGTGGTGTTGGTGCTCCTGCTCATTGCCTACACGGCCTTCAACATTCGCCTGGCCCGCAAACAGACGGCCGCCGCCGTGGCCCAGGAGTTCGAGGAAGGCGTTCCGGGGCCCACCGCTTCCTGGTTGTGGGATCTGCTCTTCATCCTGGGGGGCCTGGGTCTGCTGATCTACGGCTCCAACCTGCTGGTCAACAGCGCCATCGCCCTGGCCCGGGCCTTCGGGGTGAGCGAGGCGGTGATCGGGCTGACCCTGGTGGCGGCAGGCACCAGCATGCCCGAACTGGCCACCTCCATCGTCGCGGCCTTGCGCCGCCAGTCGGACATCGCGGTGGGCAACGTGGTGGGCTCCAACATCTTCAACATCCTGGGGATTTTGGGGGTCACGGCCATGGTGCGGCCGGTGCTGGCACCGGGGATCAGTCGCCTGGACCTGGGCGTGATGGTGGCCTATGCGGTGGTCCTGCTGCCCCTGCTCTGGAGTGGGCAGCGCCTGGACCGCCGGGAGGGGCTGCTGCTAGTGGGCGGGTATCTGGCCTACCTCTGGGTCCTCTGGCCCGGCACGTAA
- a CDS encoding DEAD/DEAH box helicase, with protein MFVLHVHWQPPASPDKNGRLIFWAEHAQTTPEPADRRVRRARPHPFAATAGQVRALLARLTGLDPDGQAQTLTLQLPTGRRGPTPSPGLLHDWPQEDTRAGLSLRPWEIPGFAPAPADACFQLLRLPAPTQLDPSVRLGDTVRFWQAAARLLLEAFTQQKLVPTLEAANEQAGPYLARWQPLLDGPRDGPRLAQLRRAMPPLCRADASFDPTLTPDHLLHTFLNAMADALARRWAQESIPVPVTLDEPVQAWLNALGRQDPTVRGSSAQLRRLLASHRAWLRNLRVAGDRHFRVALRLEAPTASQEDGQATPTADRWRLHFLLQSRDDPSLLVPADQIWHRRGSALEALPHRPADPQSLLLTGLGYAARLFEPLRRSLDAKRPTGAWLSGHEAYTFLREVAPLLEESGFGVLVPPWWNQRSARLGVRLRLKGQGSTPGEGVASGLLTMENLVHFQWELALGGEPLSREEFEALVRLKTPLVQIRGQWVQLDPEQIEAAIRFWQKSQREGDLRLLDALQMGLAAEQVDGLPVEGVETEGWFRDWMAHFTQQERLELLLEPQGLRAQLRPYQRYGYSWLDFQRRWGIGAILADDMGLGKTIQTLAMLQGVKEQAGRLPGPVLLICPTSVVINWAKEAARFTPELSFLVHQGPNRLQGQDFLEEVRKVDLVATSYALVRRDAELLKQVEWFGVVLDEAQNIKNPETRQARIARSLPAGFRLALTGTPVENRLSELWSIMQFLNPGFLGSQRAFRQRFAIPIERYGDPEAAGKLRRLVSPFILRRVKTDPTVIQDLPEKQEIKAYCTLTEEQATLYEAVVQESLRVIEEAEGMDRRGQVLSMLMKLKQICNHPAQFLHQLGDGYRVDGEERRSGKLARTAELMEELLAEGDRALVFTQFAEMGNLLRAYFQQRLGVPVLFLHGGTPPRQRHEMVERFQDDPDGPPIFVLSLKAGGTGLNLTRASRVFHFDRWWNPAVEDQATDRAFRIGQRQNVQVYKFVCVGTLEEKIDEMIEAKKALAESIVGSGENWLTELSTDELKELVTLRREMLA; from the coding sequence ATGTTTGTCCTTCATGTCCACTGGCAACCGCCCGCTTCGCCGGATAAGAACGGTCGCCTGATCTTCTGGGCCGAACATGCCCAGACCACACCCGAGCCCGCAGATCGTCGGGTGCGGCGGGCCCGGCCCCACCCCTTCGCCGCCACGGCCGGGCAGGTGCGTGCCCTGCTGGCCCGGCTCACCGGCCTGGATCCCGACGGCCAGGCGCAGACCCTCACCCTGCAGTTGCCCACAGGACGCCGGGGACCCACGCCCTCGCCCGGCCTGCTCCACGACTGGCCCCAGGAGGATACCCGGGCCGGCCTCTCCCTCCGCCCCTGGGAGATCCCGGGCTTTGCACCGGCGCCCGCGGATGCCTGCTTCCAACTGCTGCGCCTGCCCGCCCCCACCCAACTGGACCCGTCCGTCCGCCTGGGGGACACGGTCCGCTTCTGGCAGGCGGCGGCCCGCCTGCTGCTGGAGGCCTTCACCCAGCAGAAGCTGGTGCCAACCCTGGAGGCGGCGAACGAGCAGGCCGGCCCCTACCTGGCCCGCTGGCAGCCCCTGTTGGATGGCCCCCGGGACGGCCCCCGGCTGGCCCAACTGCGGCGAGCCATGCCCCCCCTCTGCCGGGCCGACGCCTCATTTGACCCGACCCTCACGCCGGATCACTTGTTGCACACCTTCCTCAACGCCATGGCCGACGCCCTGGCCCGCCGTTGGGCTCAGGAGAGCATCCCCGTCCCCGTGACCCTGGACGAGCCGGTCCAGGCCTGGCTGAACGCCCTGGGTCGGCAGGATCCCACCGTCCGGGGCTCTTCGGCCCAGTTGCGCCGGTTGCTGGCCAGCCACCGGGCCTGGCTGCGCAACCTCCGGGTGGCCGGCGACCGCCACTTCCGGGTCGCCCTGCGCCTGGAAGCCCCGACTGCATCCCAGGAAGACGGCCAGGCGACCCCCACAGCGGACCGCTGGCGGCTTCACTTCCTGCTCCAGTCCCGGGATGATCCCAGCCTGCTGGTCCCCGCGGACCAGATCTGGCACAGGCGGGGGAGCGCGCTGGAGGCCCTCCCCCATCGCCCCGCGGATCCCCAGTCGCTGCTGCTGACCGGCCTGGGCTATGCAGCCCGGCTCTTCGAGCCCCTGCGCCGGAGCCTGGACGCCAAACGGCCCACCGGCGCCTGGCTTTCCGGCCACGAAGCATACACCTTCCTGCGGGAGGTGGCCCCCCTGCTGGAAGAGAGCGGCTTTGGCGTGCTGGTGCCGCCCTGGTGGAACCAGCGGAGCGCCCGCCTGGGCGTCCGCCTGCGCCTGAAGGGCCAGGGCAGCACCCCCGGCGAGGGCGTGGCATCCGGCCTGCTCACCATGGAAAACCTGGTCCACTTCCAGTGGGAGTTGGCCCTGGGGGGCGAGCCCCTCAGCCGGGAGGAGTTCGAGGCCCTGGTCCGCCTCAAGACGCCCCTGGTGCAGATTCGGGGCCAGTGGGTCCAGCTGGACCCGGAGCAGATCGAGGCCGCCATCCGCTTCTGGCAAAAGAGCCAGCGGGAAGGGGATCTTCGCCTGCTGGATGCCCTGCAGATGGGCCTGGCCGCGGAGCAGGTGGATGGCCTGCCCGTGGAAGGGGTGGAGACCGAGGGCTGGTTCCGGGACTGGATGGCCCATTTCACCCAGCAGGAGCGCCTGGAACTCCTGCTGGAGCCCCAGGGCCTGCGCGCGCAACTCCGCCCCTACCAGCGCTACGGCTACTCCTGGCTGGACTTCCAGCGCCGGTGGGGCATCGGCGCCATCCTGGCCGACGACATGGGGCTGGGCAAGACCATCCAGACCCTGGCCATGTTGCAGGGGGTGAAGGAGCAGGCCGGCCGGCTGCCCGGCCCGGTCCTCCTGATCTGCCCCACCTCGGTGGTGATCAACTGGGCCAAGGAGGCGGCCCGCTTCACCCCCGAGCTCTCCTTCCTGGTCCACCAGGGGCCCAACCGGCTCCAGGGTCAGGACTTTCTGGAAGAAGTCCGCAAGGTAGACCTGGTGGCTACCAGCTACGCCCTGGTGCGCCGGGATGCCGAATTGCTGAAGCAGGTGGAGTGGTTTGGCGTGGTGCTGGATGAAGCCCAGAACATCAAGAACCCGGAGACCCGCCAGGCTCGCATCGCCCGCAGCCTTCCCGCGGGCTTTCGCCTGGCCCTCACCGGCACCCCGGTGGAGAACCGGCTCTCGGAGCTCTGGTCCATCATGCAGTTCCTCAACCCCGGTTTTCTGGGCTCCCAGCGGGCCTTCCGGCAGCGCTTCGCCATCCCCATTGAGCGCTACGGCGACCCGGAGGCGGCCGGCAAGCTGCGTCGCCTGGTCTCCCCTTTCATCCTGCGCCGGGTCAAGACCGATCCCACCGTCATCCAGGACCTGCCGGAGAAGCAGGAGATCAAGGCCTACTGCACCCTGACCGAGGAGCAGGCCACCCTGTACGAGGCCGTGGTACAGGAGTCCCTTCGGGTCATCGAGGAGGCGGAGGGCATGGATCGTCGGGGGCAGGTGCTCTCCATGTTGATGAAGCTCAAGCAGATCTGCAACCATCCCGCCCAGTTCCTGCACCAGCTCGGCGACGGCTACCGGGTCGATGGCGAGGAAAGGCGGAGCGGCAAGCTGGCCCGCACGGCGGAGCTGATGGAGGAGCTGCTGGCCGAAGGGGATCGGGCCCTGGTCTTCACCCAGTTCGCGGAGATGGGCAACCTGTTGCGGGCGTACTTCCAGCAGCGCCTGGGGGTGCCCGTGCTCTTCCTCCACGGGGGCACCCCGCCCCGCCAGCGCCACGAGATGGTAGAGCGTTTCCAGGACGATCCCGACGGCCCGCCCATCTTTGTCCTTTCCCTCAAGGCCGGCGGCACAGGCCTCAACCTGACCCGGGCCAGCCGGGTTTTCCACTTCGACCGCTGGTGGAACCCGGCGGTGGAGGACCAGGCCACCGACCGGGCTTTCCGTATCGGCCAGCGGCAGAACGTCCAGGTCTACAAGTTTGTCTGCGTGGGCACGTTAGAGGAGAAGATCGACGAGATGATCGAGGCCAAAAAAGCCCTGGCCGAGTCCATCGTGGGCAGCGGTGAAAACTGGCTCACCGAGCTCTCCACCGACGAGCTGAAGGAGCTGGTGACCCTGCGCCGGGAGATGCTCGCATGA
- a CDS encoding SWIM zinc finger family protein encodes MSAYRYFKQTRPIATDEGIRARSRRGDFAQNWWAQRWIQALERLTDAGRLRRGRSYARRGQVLSLDEREGQIQARVQGSRPTPYRVTIRLDPLTDRQWEAVLDALAERALFAAQLLAGEMPQEIEEAFQAAGVSLFPSRSQELHTDCSCPDWANPCKHVAATHYILGEQFDEDPFLLFRLRGRSQEEILEGLRRRQTTDAPALAEEPLAYTVEEAVPPLEESLERFWQLGEPLDNFPTYVRKATTPMAGLRRLGPAPFLDRDPVDLLAPAYQAMAQAALQLAFGSQEPGGQEDGEATRAGQLKIEQPDVEQPDMEQ; translated from the coding sequence GTGAGCGCTTACCGTTATTTCAAACAGACAAGGCCCATCGCAACGGACGAGGGCATCCGGGCCCGCAGCCGTCGGGGCGACTTTGCCCAGAACTGGTGGGCCCAACGCTGGATCCAGGCCCTGGAGCGGCTCACCGATGCCGGCCGCCTGCGCCGGGGCCGCAGCTACGCCCGCCGGGGACAGGTCCTCAGCCTGGACGAGCGGGAAGGCCAGATCCAGGCCCGGGTTCAGGGCTCCCGGCCCACCCCGTACCGGGTGACCATCCGCCTGGATCCGCTGACCGACCGCCAGTGGGAGGCCGTCCTGGACGCCCTGGCCGAGCGGGCCCTCTTCGCCGCCCAGCTTCTGGCCGGGGAAATGCCCCAGGAGATCGAGGAAGCCTTCCAGGCGGCCGGGGTCTCCCTCTTCCCTTCCCGCAGCCAGGAGCTCCACACCGACTGCTCCTGCCCGGACTGGGCAAACCCCTGCAAACATGTGGCGGCCACCCACTACATCCTGGGCGAGCAGTTCGACGAGGATCCTTTCCTCCTGTTCCGGCTGCGGGGGCGCAGCCAGGAGGAGATCCTGGAAGGCCTGCGCCGACGGCAGACCACCGATGCCCCGGCCCTGGCCGAAGAGCCCCTGGCCTATACCGTGGAGGAGGCCGTCCCGCCCCTGGAGGAGTCCCTGGAGCGCTTCTGGCAGCTGGGGGAGCCTCTGGACAACTTCCCCACCTACGTGCGGAAGGCCACCACCCCCATGGCCGGTCTGCGCCGGCTGGGCCCGGCCCCCTTCCTGGATCGGGATCCGGTCGATCTGCTGGCACCGGCCTACCAGGCCATGGCCCAGGCCGCCCTGCAGCTGGCTTTTGGCAGCCAGGAGCCCGGCGGCCAGGAAGATGGGGAAGCGACAAGGGCGGGGCAGTTAAAGATAGAACAGCCCGATGTGGAGCAGCCAGATATGGAGCAATGA
- a CDS encoding BrnA antitoxin family protein: protein MSENEYDFDNAKQGAVASTPPGKTRITIRIDTDVLNWFRRQVHEAGGGNYQTLINEALREYIRARDGILEDTLRKVIREELKANIK, encoded by the coding sequence ATGAGCGAAAACGAATATGATTTCGACAACGCCAAACAGGGAGCCGTGGCGTCAACTCCTCCGGGGAAGACCCGCATTACGATTCGAATTGACACGGACGTGTTGAACTGGTTTCGACGCCAGGTCCATGAGGCGGGTGGCGGCAACTATCAGACCCTGATCAATGAAGCTTTGCGGGAATATATTCGCGCCCGGGACGGAATCCTGGAGGATACCCTCCGCAAGGTGATTCGCGAAGAACTGAAGGCCAATATCAAGTAA
- a CDS encoding BrnT family toxin, translated as MHGYQWDPDKARINWEKHHVDFADAVGVFEDEWALTIKEEYVDNEQRFATLGMDFLGRVLVVVYTYRGDDIRLISARPATRRERRVYERKRI; from the coding sequence ATGCATGGCTATCAATGGGATCCCGACAAGGCTCGTATTAACTGGGAAAAACACCACGTCGACTTTGCAGATGCCGTCGGCGTATTCGAGGATGAATGGGCCTTGACCATCAAGGAGGAATACGTCGATAATGAGCAACGCTTTGCGACCCTTGGTATGGATTTTCTCGGCCGTGTTTTGGTAGTCGTCTACACCTACCGCGGCGACGATATTCGTTTAATTTCAGCACGCCCGGCTACGAGACGGGAACGGAGGGTTTATGAGCGAAAACGAATATGA
- a CDS encoding ABC transporter permease, whose amino-acid sequence MANLDTTPVESQRVGRPTRGVPGRTGETGSEARQLDLGRRREPWRMVLRRLMRERSAIAGLAILTLIVLAATFAPVLTEYGPNQVLIGAEGHENVRKRQPPCIHVLGCPADQPQHLMGLDGNVRDLFSRVLYAARVSLMVGFVVVGVASATGTLLGALSGYVGGWVDNVIMRLMDILLAFPALLLAIAITFVLGPGLTNAMLSVAIVSVPAYARVVRSTVLSAREMEYVQASRAIGASHSRILFRQILPNVISPLIVLGTLGVGTAIIDAAALSFLGLGMQPPDPEWGAMLGSEFNQLFSAPHLVLFPGAAITITVLAFNLLGDGLRDVLDPRLANS is encoded by the coding sequence ATGGCAAATTTGGATACGACGCCTGTGGAAAGCCAGAGGGTGGGCCGCCCGACCAGGGGCGTGCCCGGGCGAACCGGAGAGACGGGCTCGGAAGCTCGCCAGCTAGATCTGGGCCGCCGCCGGGAACCGTGGCGGATGGTCCTGCGCCGCCTGATGCGGGAGCGATCCGCCATTGCGGGGCTGGCGATCTTGACCCTGATCGTGCTGGCGGCCACCTTCGCGCCGGTGTTGACGGAGTATGGCCCCAACCAGGTCCTCATCGGGGCGGAGGGGCACGAGAATGTGCGTAAGCGGCAGCCCCCCTGCATCCATGTCCTGGGCTGCCCGGCGGATCAGCCCCAGCACCTGATGGGGCTGGACGGCAACGTGCGGGATCTCTTCAGCCGGGTCCTGTACGCGGCCCGGGTCTCCCTGATGGTGGGCTTTGTGGTGGTAGGGGTGGCCTCGGCCACGGGCACCCTGCTGGGGGCGCTCTCGGGCTATGTGGGCGGCTGGGTGGACAACGTGATCATGCGGCTGATGGACATCCTGCTGGCTTTTCCCGCCCTGCTGCTGGCCATCGCCATCACCTTTGTGCTGGGGCCGGGGCTGACCAACGCCATGCTCTCGGTGGCCATTGTGAGCGTCCCGGCCTACGCCCGGGTGGTGCGCTCTACGGTGCTCTCAGCCCGGGAGATGGAGTATGTACAGGCGTCCCGGGCCATCGGCGCCAGCCACAGCCGGATCCTCTTCCGCCAGATCCTGCCCAACGTGATCTCCCCGTTGATCGTACTGGGGACCCTGGGCGTGGGCACGGCCATCATCGACGCGGCGGCGCTCTCCTTCCTGGGCCTGGGCATGCAGCCACCGGACCCGGAGTGGGGGGCCATGTTGGGGAGCGAGTTCAACCAGCTCTTCAGCGCGCCCCACCTGGTGCTCTTCCCCGGCGCGGCCATCACCATCACGGTGCTGGCCTTCAACCTGCTGGGGGACGGCCTGCGGGATGTACTGGATCCGCGGTTGGCGAATTCGTAA
- a CDS encoding ABC transporter permease yields the protein MFRYIIRRILYAIPVLFAILLVTFTLARLIPGDPCKAMLGEKATQESCERFNRKFGLDQPIPTQFALYMGNILRGDLGDSIRFGRPIAVMLAERLPMTIELGLTAMFIAVLIGIPAGLLSALRRNSAIDVVTMVGANFGVSIPVFVLGLLLIYGFAVLLRDTPLALPPSGRLSPGVSSRPFYDQFGWNVDQSTPGFLLLKFVANMYVFNALITADWRVLGDALKHLLLPALALSTIPLSIIARMTRSSVLEVLGQDYIRTARAKGLHNRLVVFRHALRSALLPVVTIIGLQTGAILSGAVLTETIFGLSGVGRSLYEAITSRDFPVIQGFTIVIASIYVLFNLLVDISYAFLDPRVRLR from the coding sequence ATGTTCCGCTACATTATTCGCCGTATCCTTTATGCCATCCCGGTGTTGTTCGCCATTTTGTTGGTGACCTTCACCCTGGCGCGCCTGATTCCTGGGGACCCCTGCAAGGCCATGTTGGGCGAAAAGGCCACCCAGGAATCCTGCGAGCGTTTCAACCGTAAATTTGGCCTGGATCAGCCCATCCCCACCCAGTTTGCCCTGTACATGGGCAATATCCTGCGGGGCGATCTGGGCGACTCCATCCGCTTTGGCCGCCCCATCGCGGTCATGCTGGCCGAGCGCCTGCCCATGACCATCGAGCTGGGGCTGACGGCCATGTTCATTGCCGTGCTGATCGGGATCCCAGCGGGTTTGCTTTCCGCCCTGCGCCGAAATTCGGCCATTGATGTGGTCACCATGGTGGGCGCCAACTTTGGCGTTTCCATCCCGGTCTTCGTCCTGGGGCTGTTGCTCATCTACGGCTTCGCCGTGTTGCTGCGGGATACGCCTCTGGCCCTGCCCCCGTCCGGCCGGCTTTCCCCCGGCGTCTCCTCCCGGCCCTTCTACGACCAGTTCGGCTGGAACGTGGATCAGAGCACGCCGGGCTTTTTGTTGTTGAAATTTGTCGCCAACATGTACGTCTTCAACGCGCTGATCACCGCGGACTGGCGGGTCCTGGGCGATGCCTTGAAGCACCTGCTGCTGCCAGCCCTGGCCCTCAGCACCATCCCCCTCTCCATCATCGCCCGCATGACCCGCTCCAGCGTGCTGGAGGTGCTGGGCCAGGACTACATCCGCACGGCCCGGGCCAAGGGTCTGCACAACCGGCTGGTGGTCTTTCGCCATGCCCTGCGCAGCGCGCTGCTGCCCGTGGTGACCATCATCGGCCTGCAGACAGGGGCGATCTTGAGTGGCGCAGTGCTGACGGAGACCATCTTCGGCCTTTCGGGGGTGGGGCGCAGCCTGTACGAGGCGATCACCTCCCGGGATTTTCCGGTGATCCAGGGCTTCACCATCGTCATCGCCTCCATCTACGTGCTGTTCAACCTGTTGGTGGATATCTCCTACGCCTTCCTCGACCCCCGGGTTCGACTGCGATGA
- a CDS encoding ABC transporter substrate-binding protein has translation MKPHKLLTFLVIGLLFGLLAACAPATPAAPGGEAQAPEEHPTAEATAEEAHEEFVPTSVSAESCDYGGKILSIEAVDPLTVQFNLCSPDPAFLAKVAFIPFGIQPAEWIAQTGGTGELLEHPIGTGPYMIEQWDRGNQITFKRFDDYWGEPAFAETAVLRWNQEGAARLLELQAGTVDMITNVSPDDYERVQEDPNLQLITSENPNIFYLGMTNTFEPFNDVRVRQAVAMGIDRQRIVDNFYPAGSEVASHFTPCSIPNGCEGEAWYDFNPERARELLAEAGYPDGFSTSIYYRDVFRVYLPEPSLVAVEIQNQLRENLGIEAEVVVMESGEFIAESTDGRLDGFYLLGWGADYPHVTNFLDFHFGRNNPQFGEPYPEIYEPLEQAAQIADPAEAAPLYEQANNAIKELVPMVPIAHGASADAARADVENAYVPPFGATKFARLNPGGRDILVYMQNAEPISLYCADETDGESLRPCQQVVEALLQYKMDSGETEPALATSCDPNEDLTVWVCHLREGVKFHDGSTLDANDVVASWAAGIDASNPYHTGNTGGFDYYAYLWGGLMNAPEGGQ, from the coding sequence ATGAAACCACACAAACTCCTCACGTTCCTGGTCATCGGCCTTCTGTTTGGGCTCCTGGCGGCCTGTGCACCGGCCACCCCGGCGGCACCGGGCGGCGAGGCCCAGGCGCCAGAGGAACATCCCACCGCCGAGGCCACCGCGGAAGAGGCCCACGAGGAATTTGTCCCCACTTCGGTATCGGCGGAGAGCTGCGACTACGGCGGCAAGATCCTCTCCATCGAGGCGGTAGACCCGCTGACCGTACAGTTCAACCTCTGCAGCCCGGACCCGGCCTTCCTGGCCAAGGTGGCGTTTATCCCCTTCGGCATTCAGCCGGCCGAGTGGATCGCGCAGACGGGCGGCACCGGCGAGCTGCTGGAGCACCCCATCGGCACCGGGCCCTACATGATCGAGCAGTGGGACCGGGGCAACCAGATCACCTTCAAGCGCTTTGACGACTACTGGGGTGAGCCGGCCTTCGCCGAGACTGCGGTCCTGCGCTGGAACCAGGAGGGCGCGGCCCGGCTGCTGGAGCTGCAGGCCGGCACCGTGGACATGATCACCAACGTCAGCCCGGACGACTACGAGCGGGTCCAGGAAGACCCCAACCTGCAGCTCATCACCTCGGAAAATCCCAACATCTTCTACCTGGGCATGACCAACACCTTCGAGCCCTTCAACGACGTCCGGGTGCGCCAGGCAGTGGCCATGGGCATCGACCGCCAGCGCATCGTGGACAACTTCTACCCCGCGGGCTCGGAAGTGGCCAGCCACTTCACCCCCTGCTCCATCCCCAACGGCTGTGAAGGGGAGGCGTGGTACGATTTCAACCCCGAGCGGGCCCGGGAGCTGCTGGCCGAGGCCGGCTATCCGGACGGCTTCTCCACCTCCATCTACTACCGGGATGTCTTCCGGGTCTACCTGCCGGAGCCTTCCCTGGTGGCGGTGGAGATCCAGAACCAGCTGCGGGAGAACCTGGGCATCGAGGCCGAGGTGGTGGTGATGGAGTCCGGCGAGTTCATCGCCGAATCCACCGATGGGCGGCTGGATGGCTTCTACCTGTTGGGCTGGGGGGCGGACTATCCCCACGTGACCAACTTCCTGGACTTCCACTTCGGGCGCAACAACCCTCAGTTTGGCGAGCCGTACCCGGAGATCTATGAGCCCCTGGAACAGGCGGCCCAGATTGCCGACCCGGCGGAAGCGGCGCCCCTCTATGAGCAGGCCAACAACGCCATCAAGGAGCTGGTGCCCATGGTGCCCATCGCCCACGGGGCTTCCGCGGATGCGGCCCGGGCCGATGTGGAGAACGCCTATGTGCCCCCCTTCGGCGCCACCAAGTTCGCCCGCCTCAACCCCGGCGGCCGGGACATCCTGGTCTACATGCAGAATGCGGAGCCCATCAGCCTCTACTGCGCCGACGAGACCGACGGCGAATCCCTGCGGCCCTGCCAGCAGGTGGTGGAGGCCCTGCTCCAGTACAAGATGGACTCGGGTGAAACCGAGCCGGCCCTGGCCACCTCCTGTGATCCCAACGAGGATCTGACCGTGTGGGTGTGCCACCTGCGGGAGGGCGTGAAGTTCCACGATGGCTCCACCCTGGACGCCAACGACGTGGTGGCCTCCTGGGCGGCTGGCATCGACGCCTCCAACCCGTACCACACCGGCAATACCGGCGGCTTTGACTACTACGCTTACCTGTGGGGTGGTCTGATGAACGCCCCCGAGGGAGGCCAGTAA
- a CDS encoding hydroxyacid-oxoacid transhydrogenase: MVLETAFTMDTSSIKFGPGVTREVGYDMAALGAKRVMVVTDPHLAQSEPVAITLEALRREGMDPVLFDQVRVEPTDASFQEAIRFATEGRFDGYVAVGGGSSMDTAKAANLYATYPADFLAYVNPPIGEGRPVPGKLKPLIAIPTTAGTGSETTGVAIFDYVAMRAKTGIAHRALRPALGIIDPENTRTLPRMVTACTGLDVLSHALESLTALPYNQRPAPESPALRPAYQGANPISHIWASRAIEMVAQNLVRAVQDPEDDEARSQMLLAAAIAGIGFGNAGVHLPHGMSYPVAGMVREYRPPGYPVDHPMVPHGMAVIVNAPAVFRFTAAANPELHLYAAGLMGVDIRGADPGDAGELVAGALIDLMRRTGMPNGLAALGYTADDVDDLVAGTLPQHRVTKLTPRPFTPEDLKQLFLDSMVLW, from the coding sequence ATGGTTCTGGAAACGGCCTTCACCATGGATACGTCCAGCATCAAGTTCGGGCCGGGGGTGACCCGGGAGGTGGGCTACGACATGGCGGCCCTGGGCGCGAAGCGGGTGATGGTGGTCACCGACCCCCACCTGGCCCAGAGCGAGCCGGTGGCCATCACCCTGGAGGCGCTGCGCCGGGAAGGCATGGACCCGGTGCTCTTCGACCAGGTGCGGGTGGAGCCCACCGACGCCTCCTTCCAGGAGGCCATCCGCTTTGCCACGGAAGGCCGCTTCGACGGCTACGTGGCCGTGGGGGGCGGCTCCAGCATGGATACGGCCAAGGCGGCCAACCTCTACGCCACCTACCCGGCGGACTTCCTGGCCTACGTGAACCCGCCCATCGGCGAGGGGCGGCCGGTGCCGGGCAAGTTGAAGCCCCTCATCGCCATCCCCACCACCGCGGGCACGGGCAGCGAGACCACGGGGGTGGCCATCTTCGACTACGTGGCCATGCGGGCCAAGACCGGCATCGCCCACCGGGCCCTGCGGCCGGCCCTGGGCATCATCGACCCGGAGAACACCCGCACCCTGCCCCGCATGGTGACGGCCTGCACCGGGCTGGACGTCCTCAGCCACGCGCTGGAGTCCCTGACCGCGCTGCCCTACAACCAGCGCCCCGCGCCAGAGTCGCCCGCCCTGCGGCCGGCCTACCAGGGGGCCAACCCCATCAGCCACATCTGGGCCTCCCGGGCCATCGAGATGGTGGCCCAGAACCTGGTGCGGGCCGTGCAGGACCCGGAGGACGACGAGGCCCGCAGCCAGATGCTCCTGGCCGCGGCCATCGCCGGCATCGGTTTCGGCAACGCGGGGGTGCACCTGCCCCACGGCATGTCCTACCCGGTGGCCGGCATGGTGCGGGAGTACCGGCCGCCGGGTTACCCGGTGGACCATCCCATGGTGCCCCACGGGATGGCGGTGATCGTCAACGCGCCGGCGGTCTTCCGCTTCACCGCAGCGGCCAACCCGGAGCTGCACCTCTACGCGGCGGGCCTCATGGGCGTGGATATCCGGGGCGCGGACCCCGGCGACGCGGGGGAGCTGGTGGCCGGCGCGTTGATCGACCTCATGCGCCGGACGGGCATGCCCAACGGCCTGGCCGCGCTGGGTTACACCGCCGACGACGTGGACGACCTGGTGGCCGGCACCCTGCCCCAGCACCGGGTCACCAAGTTGACGCCCCGGCCCTTCACGCCCGAAGATCTGAAACAGTTGTTCCTGGATTCCATGGTGCTGTGGTGA